In the Mesorhizobium huakuii genome, AGGCAAAGCGTCGAACACGCGCCGGATGAACGTGCGGCCTTCTTCGGCATCGAAGAGCACCTTGTCATCGGGGACAGTTCGTGTCGTCTCATCGATCAACTTGCCAAGAAGGAGCAGTTTGCGAAGGCGTTTGGGATGAGTTTCGAACTCGATGGATGCGGTTCGTACGGAATGCAACTTCCGGGTAGATACCGGCCTTCCGAAGATCTCATCCTCTGGACCGACCGGCATCGTCTCGATCGAGTGGCGCATGATGATGTCACGAAGGGGTTCATAGGCGTCGTCGTCGGACTCGTGGGCGAGCCAGTCATACAGGCGGCAGAAAGCGGTTTTGGGACCGGTCTGCAGTTTCCTGTGATTGGACTTCGACTGGAGCAAATTCAATAGTTCCCGGATCGCAGGCTCGCCGAGCCGGGCGATTTCGAAACCCCTGAGGGAAGCGCGATGGCCCGCCGTCACCCGCCCCAACCTTTCGGGCTCGCAAAGGTTCCGAGGCGCAGTATCTCAGGCGCCAGCTGAACGCATCCACTATACCTCTGGATACGGCATTAGATATTTTGCAATCTCGTCGTGATACGCCACTTGGTCGAAGGTCCGCAGCGATCGATCCCAGCGAAGGTCGCTCCCGCAGACTATGGCGGTCATGAAGTTTTCATGAGGTGGCACTGTCTTGGGACGAGGCCCGTAAGAATCTGGCTCGGTTTCCAGAGATGGGTAAAACGTTCGATCGCCTGCCGATCCCAGGTTCCCATCGATTGGTGATTGGAGACTATCTTCTCTGGCGGTGCCACCGAATAGCGGATGGCGTCGGAGGCAAATCACGTCCTCGTCATGGCGGGTCGCAGTAAGCTGGCAGGCTTGGCCCCCGGTTTTTGCGCTGCGCCGCCATCAACTCGGTCGAATGCCCTATCAGGCATATTCAGCGCATTTTTACTCCCAAAAGCTTAGGCCCCACAGGCGTGAACCTGCAGGGCCTTGACGATCTATCTTGCCGAATGGGTACGGCTGACATTCGTAAATATGGTGGCTCACAGGTGCTCTGTCAAGCGACTGAGGCCTAGCCAGTGCAAAATAGCCTTACGCACCTCCAACAAGTCCACTTTCGAGAGGCTCACGTTAGACCTCTTCCCTGCCAAAAAGGCTGGTCGAGGCGTTCGTTGCTAACGGTCTCCAGCATGTCGGCCTTGAGCCAGTTTTCCTCATGCGGATCAAAAAATGGGTACGCCCCCGGAGGAATGCAATAATGATACTTTTGCGGTGTTTTTGGAGCGACAGTTGAGAACGGTGCGATGGTGGTGAGTCCTCGGCCGGCACTCAGCGCGACACAGTGACGCTCCTTGTACATCTCAGGTTTGACACCGAGCGGGCCCTTCATGATCCCTGGTTCCGCAATCTTGTCGGGTTCTGGTCCAAAATCGCATATCAACACTTGTCCCGGTTGAGGGAAAATTCCTGCCCTTAGCGCCATACGTCGGCACTACAACCTATGCGTCAGTTCGACAAGACCAGGCGGCAGGTCCTGTGTCGCTGCCTACGAGAAATCGGGTCTGCTCAGGACCCACCAAGGATTAGCCTACGATAGAACGGTCGCTGCGGCGGAGCGGTTGGCAGAGGCCGCGGGCAGCCGCTGCCTTCGAAGGACGTCGGCCGAGGCCGGGACGGTGAGGAAACTGACGGAACGGGGGGCTTCGGGGAAGCCGTGCCGCGCATGAAAGCCTGCGGCGGTGACGTGACGTCAACCCTGAATCGAAAGACCTGGCGCCCGAGGAGCGCGCCGGGGAGGGGCGGATGCTCGCGTCAATCCTTTCGCAAAGGACTCCCGTGATGGTGCAGCCGCTTTCGCAAGGAGTCGTTTCCGCGCGGGGTGGGGGCATGGGGGCGCACCGGTCCACGCCCGCGGGCCTCCTGATGCTGTTCACCGAGGACTGGCAAAGGAACATCACCATGCCTGAGAGAACGAGTTAAGCAGTGCCGAAGAGAACGCCCGCAGGATAGGATTTGTGTTCACTAAGAGCTTGGCTGCGTTGCGCGCGAGGGCGGAGGCATCCACCACGAAAAGGCTGTCGATCCTGCTTGATAGAACCCCAAGGCAAGGGCTAACGGGATCGAGCCTATCTACCAAACACAGGCGACCCTTTTGGAGTCCTCACATTTTCGGGCTAACCGAACTTCCTTCCTCTACAAGCTCGTCTCCTGGATCTGGCGCGACATCCGGCGCGCGATCCAAGATCGCCAAGGCCGCATCGGTACTGCCGCGCGCGGCCCTTTTCTTGAGACTGAGGATTGCGCGCCGATGGCCGACACCGTCGGCAATGAACGCCGATAGGAGCTGGTTCAGCGACACGTTGTCTTCTGCTGCAGCCTGCTTGGCCTCTTCCATCACATGGTCGGCAAGCCTCAACGGATATGTGCTCATGATGGTTGGTTCCTTCTTCTGAATTCGGCGACGAAAGCTCCTGCCTTGATGATCGAAATGCCAAAATCGCCTACTGCCGGAATGTCAAAATGCCGATCACTGGTGACGATGGTCCTCGCTCCGGCGGCGAGGGCACATTCGATGTAAAGGTCGTCCTTGGGATCGGTCAGGAACGGCCTGAACCGGAACCAAGGGGAGACCAGTTTGGCGCGCTTGAATACCGCGTCGAGGACAACATCGATCTCTTCGTTTGTGATCCATGGGTTCTCTCCGAGAATCCC is a window encoding:
- a CDS encoding PIN domain-containing protein, encoding MNVFDANVLLAGLRSSNGASNVIVREMIQGNVPFAVSPAVSLEYEDVLKRAGILGENPWITNEEIDVVLDAVFKRAKLVSPWFRFRPFLTDPKDDLYIECALAAGARTIVTSDRHFDIPAVGDFGISIIKAGAFVAEFRRRNQPS